A window of Exiguobacterium sp. FSL W8-0210 contains these coding sequences:
- a CDS encoding iron-sulfur cluster biosynthesis family protein — MNITFTPSAQERINQLRGEVSGQLHLYYDTEGCGCGNSGIFSIRLVDEATPEDMTIDSNVGPVLVKRWSSHFLDQDMTLDYNAEKKALILKSDGQYFNTNVLVTDQTGCVLTVRS, encoded by the coding sequence ATGAACATCACATTTACACCATCTGCTCAGGAACGAATCAATCAATTACGCGGTGAAGTATCCGGTCAACTACACCTCTACTACGATACAGAAGGTTGCGGTTGCGGAAACTCTGGTATCTTCAGTATTCGTCTCGTCGATGAAGCGACCCCGGAAGACATGACGATCGACTCGAATGTCGGACCCGTTCTTGTCAAACGATGGTCGAGTCATTTCCTCGATCAAGACATGACGCTCGATTACAACGCGGAGAAAAAAGCGTTGATCCTTAAAAGCGATGGACAATACTTCAATACGAACGTGCTCGTTACGGATCAGACAGGCTGTGTCCTCACGGTTCGTTCATAA
- a CDS encoding bifunctional diguanylate cyclase/phosphodiesterase, whose amino-acid sequence MNEWIILTKHYEVTLVVLSVLVAILGSYGSLELNRRLAKATSLKKRALFLSSLTMGLSIWGMHFVGMGAFSLSVTVRYDWFLMFLSVIPAILAAFIAFHLLYSSTITRKKVILAGSLMGCGIATMHYLGMMAMEFGGAVRYEKSLFFLSVLIAVTVAYIALLLLHRLRHVAKKRILIPIAVVMGFAISSMHYVGMLGTSFCIPASDAGLIGDAPITSNILNEVAIPVFLILVLIAGLYIHLERRALQMMAYTDHLTGLHNRRWLDHHMTRVDAQYGRAKQEMAMALLDLDGYKWVNDTFGFDKGDAVIRQFAERMLQTLKEDEACIRYNGTQFFLIKRVSQEDMTDVFEQILDDVRLPIDLEDQPVHLTATMGVILPNAKESLEMRIGQMESALRAGKNEGRDRFIVYDDSLHSDRREQLIVGSLRRAMTDFKEFTLVYQPKIALATGKVDQAEVLIRWNHPKFGFISPAEFIPLAEKYSLIHRLTKWVLKETVAQMEIWKKEDYFIRQVSVNLSAMHFRSESHNLMIKEIVHHSLKNGSELQLQLEITETSVMENLDRAMMMLGELKQLSLTIALDDFGTGLSSLTHLKHLPIDILKIDKSFIDEVPHDERGTAITEMIIQLAKSLGIEVVAEGVETLEQHLFLKRLGCDYGQGYYYSKPMHVKDLNQRMIEETVLNVG is encoded by the coding sequence ATGAATGAATGGATCATCTTAACGAAACACTACGAAGTGACATTGGTCGTGTTATCGGTGCTCGTTGCCATCCTCGGCTCATATGGTTCACTGGAGTTAAATCGTCGTCTAGCGAAAGCGACTTCCTTAAAGAAGCGTGCCTTGTTCCTCTCGTCGTTGACGATGGGGTTATCGATCTGGGGAATGCATTTCGTCGGGATGGGGGCATTCTCTCTGTCCGTCACGGTTCGCTATGATTGGTTTTTAATGTTCTTATCCGTCATTCCCGCTATTTTGGCTGCTTTCATTGCCTTTCATTTGTTGTACTCGTCGACGATTACGCGAAAGAAGGTCATTTTAGCAGGATCCCTGATGGGGTGCGGAATCGCTACGATGCATTACCTTGGCATGATGGCGATGGAGTTCGGTGGAGCCGTTCGGTATGAGAAGAGTTTATTTTTTTTATCCGTCCTGATTGCAGTCACTGTCGCCTATATCGCCTTGCTACTGCTTCATCGCTTGAGACATGTCGCTAAGAAACGAATCTTGATTCCCATCGCAGTCGTGATGGGGTTTGCCATCTCTTCGATGCATTATGTCGGAATGCTCGGCACATCGTTCTGTATTCCAGCCTCAGATGCCGGACTTATCGGTGATGCTCCAATCACGTCGAACATCTTGAACGAAGTCGCGATACCGGTCTTCTTGATTCTCGTGTTGATTGCAGGTCTCTACATTCACCTCGAACGTCGTGCACTGCAGATGATGGCGTATACCGATCATCTGACGGGATTACACAACCGACGATGGCTCGATCATCACATGACAAGAGTCGATGCCCAGTATGGTCGTGCTAAGCAGGAGATGGCGATGGCGTTACTTGATCTTGATGGATACAAATGGGTCAATGACACATTCGGATTCGATAAGGGAGATGCGGTCATCCGCCAATTCGCAGAACGGATGTTACAGACGTTGAAGGAAGATGAAGCGTGTATTCGTTATAACGGGACGCAGTTCTTCCTCATCAAACGTGTCTCACAAGAAGACATGACGGATGTCTTCGAACAAATTTTAGACGATGTACGTCTTCCGATTGATCTCGAAGATCAACCGGTTCATTTGACAGCAACGATGGGCGTCATCCTCCCGAATGCGAAGGAATCACTTGAGATGCGGATCGGTCAGATGGAGAGTGCGCTTCGGGCTGGCAAAAATGAGGGGCGTGATCGCTTCATCGTGTATGATGACTCACTACACTCGGATCGTAGAGAGCAATTGATTGTCGGATCCTTACGCCGGGCGATGACGGATTTCAAGGAGTTCACCCTCGTCTATCAACCGAAGATCGCCCTTGCGACGGGAAAAGTTGATCAAGCGGAAGTCTTGATCCGCTGGAATCATCCGAAGTTTGGATTCATCTCACCGGCGGAGTTCATCCCGCTTGCAGAAAAATACAGTTTGATTCACCGTTTAACTAAGTGGGTACTCAAAGAGACCGTCGCCCAGATGGAGATTTGGAAGAAGGAAGATTATTTCATTCGCCAAGTCTCGGTGAACTTATCGGCGATGCATTTCCGGTCCGAGTCACACAACTTAATGATTAAGGAAATCGTCCACCATTCATTGAAGAATGGGAGCGAACTACAGCTACAGCTTGAAATCACGGAAACATCCGTCATGGAGAACCTCGACCGGGCAATGATGATGCTCGGTGAACTGAAACAACTCAGTCTGACGATCGCACTTGATGATTTCGGAACGGGTCTATCATCATTGACACACCTGAAGCATCTCCCGATTGATATCCTGAAGATCGATAAATCGTTCATTGATGAAGTCCCGCATGACGAACGCGGAACGGCAATCACGGAAATGATCATCCAGCTTGCGAAGAGTCTCGGGATCGAAGTCGTCGCGGAAGGCGTCGAGACACTCGAACAGCATCTTTTCCTGAAACGTCTCGGTTGTGATTATGGACAAGGTTATTATTACAGTAAGCCGATGCATGTGAAGGATCTGAATCAGCGGATGATTGAAGAGACCGTTCTAAATGTCGGATAA
- a CDS encoding anti-sigma factor, which translates to MEERCHDLIDYFNGTLSAADRDAFAAHLATCEECREALLEMEELMLPIAESLPERPVPAGMKARILGEVLGSAEAASPKEAPMTTPVDIKQARQQQTKKKSVPLGWLMSIAAALILSLGANAYFLSQEESTDTPETLAMDEIKGMGNFESTESIKGSSMIFTQNDKSYMLVQLKDLPPLQKGQLYQLWTLEGETPTANGVIEKDGEAAAVFPLKGDGKVDAVAITVEPEPDLEKPTGEIVASVAL; encoded by the coding sequence ATGGAAGAACGTTGTCATGACTTAATCGATTATTTCAATGGAACATTATCCGCAGCAGATCGCGACGCGTTCGCAGCGCATCTTGCGACGTGCGAAGAATGTCGTGAAGCGCTTTTAGAAATGGAAGAACTCATGCTTCCCATCGCTGAATCGCTTCCGGAGCGACCCGTTCCTGCAGGTATGAAAGCACGAATTCTTGGAGAAGTCCTTGGTTCAGCAGAGGCAGCGTCTCCGAAGGAAGCGCCGATGACTACTCCGGTAGACATTAAACAAGCACGTCAGCAACAAACGAAGAAGAAGAGTGTGCCACTCGGTTGGTTGATGAGTATCGCCGCCGCCTTGATTCTCTCGCTTGGTGCGAATGCCTACTTCCTGTCACAGGAAGAGAGCACAGATACACCAGAGACGTTAGCCATGGATGAGATCAAAGGGATGGGGAACTTTGAAAGTACCGAGTCCATTAAAGGATCGAGCATGATTTTCACGCAAAACGATAAATCGTATATGCTCGTTCAACTGAAAGATTTACCACCGCTTCAAAAAGGTCAGCTCTATCAATTGTGGACGCTCGAAGGAGAGACACCTACTGCGAACGGTGTCATCGAAAAAGATGGAGAGGCAGCAGCTGTCTTCCCGCTTAAAGGAGACGGAAAAGTTGATGCCGTCGCCATCACGGTCGAACCCGAACCGGATTTAGAAAAACCGACGGGTGAAATCGTCGCATCGGTAGCACTCTAA
- a CDS encoding RNA polymerase sigma factor gives MHTQSDESLYHLMRSGDEQALETLYDKYERLLFSFAHRFTNNDRLSEEVIQEVWMKIWNGRVDFDTQKGKFSSWILTITRNAALDCLRREKRQPTIEVEERDGGYDEPVERTVMQRETAAEVRDAVSELKPEQQELIELVYFQGMTQQQISERLDLPLGTVKTRIRSAIQALRKRMDGRERDGRTLS, from the coding sequence ATGCACACTCAATCCGATGAATCGCTTTATCATCTGATGCGTAGCGGTGACGAGCAAGCTCTCGAGACATTATACGATAAGTACGAGAGGTTATTGTTTTCATTCGCCCATCGCTTTACGAATAATGACCGGTTGTCCGAAGAAGTCATACAGGAAGTATGGATGAAGATTTGGAACGGTCGTGTTGATTTTGATACACAAAAAGGAAAGTTTTCATCGTGGATTTTAACGATTACACGTAACGCGGCACTCGATTGTCTCCGTCGTGAAAAACGACAACCGACGATCGAAGTCGAAGAGCGGGATGGTGGATACGACGAGCCGGTCGAGCGGACGGTCATGCAGCGGGAAACGGCTGCTGAAGTGCGCGACGCAGTCAGTGAACTGAAGCCAGAGCAGCAAGAGCTGATTGAACTCGTTTACTTCCAGGGTATGACGCAGCAACAGATTTCAGAGCGACTCGATTTACCTCTTGGAACGGTCAAGACGCGAATCAGGAGCGCGATTCAAGCATTACGAAAACGAATGGATGGGAGGGAACGAGATGGAAGAACGTTGTCATGA
- a CDS encoding metal-sensitive transcriptional regulator has translation MDYDRKMKNRVSRIEGQLRGILRMMEEGQDCRDVITQLSAARSAIDRTIGVVVSSNLIDCVKEAEQNGDGQTEELVKEAVNLLVKSR, from the coding sequence ATGGATTATGATCGGAAGATGAAAAACCGTGTTAGTCGGATTGAAGGACAGCTACGAGGTATTTTACGGATGATGGAAGAAGGGCAAGATTGCCGCGATGTCATCACCCAGCTCTCCGCTGCCCGTTCTGCGATTGACCGGACGATCGGCGTCGTCGTTAGCTCGAATTTGATCGATTGTGTCAAGGAAGCAGAACAAAATGGCGATGGACAAACAGAAGAACTCGTGAAGGAAGCGGTCAACCTATTGGTGAAAAGCCGCTGA
- a CDS encoding SMP-30/gluconolactonase/LRE family protein — MTVSLFIDITCKTGESPVYDAKTKRFYFVDIPNQLLFSYDLVTEALKPYTLPSAITSIALTDAPDLLRVTSAHGFGTFDLKEGHLSLEHQLSLPDSDRMNDGKLDPTGQYVAGSINEEDGKTAGLFRLRHDGSIDVLHEDLTNSNGLVWSEDGKTLYHIDTPTKKVYAFDYAPDAPLSNKRVAVDLEEEEGFPDGMTKDAEGHAWIAHYAGSCITRWNLTTGEKLDHVDFPVSNPTCPIFYEDRLLVTTAANGDDAPHAGAVFAVTFE; from the coding sequence ATGACCGTTTCCCTATTCATTGATATCACCTGCAAGACAGGTGAATCCCCTGTTTACGACGCAAAAACAAAACGCTTTTATTTCGTCGATATTCCGAATCAACTGCTCTTTTCATATGATCTTGTTACAGAAGCACTTAAACCATATACGTTGCCAAGCGCTATTACATCGATTGCCTTGACGGACGCTCCGGACTTATTGCGTGTCACATCAGCACATGGCTTTGGCACGTTCGATCTCAAGGAAGGACATCTGTCTCTCGAACATCAATTGTCATTACCGGATTCTGATCGGATGAACGATGGCAAGCTCGATCCGACCGGACAATATGTCGCTGGTAGCATTAATGAAGAAGACGGTAAAACAGCTGGGCTGTTCCGCCTGCGTCATGACGGTTCCATCGATGTTTTACACGAAGACTTGACGAACTCCAATGGACTCGTCTGGTCAGAAGATGGCAAGACGCTCTATCATATCGATACACCAACGAAAAAAGTCTATGCCTTCGACTACGCTCCCGATGCCCCACTTTCGAATAAACGCGTCGCCGTTGATCTCGAAGAGGAAGAAGGATTCCCGGATGGTATGACGAAGGATGCTGAAGGTCATGCTTGGATCGCACATTACGCCGGATCATGTATTACACGTTGGAATCTCACGACGGGCGAAAAACTGGATCATGTCGACTTCCCTGTCTCGAATCCGACATGTCCGATTTTTTACGAAGATCGCTTACTCGTCACAACAGCTGCCAACGGAGATGATGCACCACATGCCGGTGCTGTCTTCGCGGTGACATTTGAATAA
- a CDS encoding MBL fold metallo-hydrolase — protein sequence MRVTIIERLHQLQTTPSFFPVNCYLFEEADSLTLIDAGLGINAKALYHYIRKQEKPLGAIILTHAHADHVGSLDFLANAFPLAQVCISYRDAALLSGDETLREGETTPLKGGIPKNIKTRPDRLLESGQQVGSLSVIASPGHTPGSISLWHEGSRMLIAGDAFQTQGGLAVSGDVRWQFPFPALATWDPDVALRSADQLTELSPDILAVGHGPLILGPSYEMRQAVDRFTHVLQTKKSSPFK from the coding sequence ATGCGTGTCACGATCATCGAACGTTTACACCAATTGCAGACGACCCCATCCTTTTTCCCGGTCAATTGCTACCTGTTTGAAGAAGCAGACAGTTTGACATTGATTGACGCCGGACTCGGAATCAACGCAAAGGCGCTTTATCACTATATTCGAAAGCAAGAAAAACCGCTCGGCGCAATTATCCTGACACACGCACATGCCGATCATGTCGGCTCGCTCGATTTCCTTGCGAATGCCTTTCCTCTCGCTCAAGTCTGCATCAGTTACCGTGATGCCGCATTGCTCAGTGGGGACGAGACGCTACGCGAAGGCGAAACGACCCCTTTAAAAGGCGGTATTCCGAAAAACATCAAAACACGTCCAGATCGATTGCTCGAAAGTGGTCAACAAGTCGGTAGCCTCAGCGTCATCGCTTCGCCAGGTCATACACCTGGTTCGATTTCTCTTTGGCATGAAGGTAGTCGGATGCTGATCGCCGGAGATGCCTTTCAGACACAAGGGGGACTCGCTGTCTCCGGTGACGTCCGTTGGCAATTTCCGTTCCCAGCACTTGCGACATGGGATCCGGACGTTGCTCTTCGCTCCGCTGATCAATTAACGGAACTGTCTCCGGATATTCTTGCCGTCGGACATGGTCCCCTCATCCTTGGACCAAGTTACGAGATGCGCCAAGCCGTCGATCGATTCACGCACGTCTTACAGACGAAAAAATCGTCACCTTTCAAATAA
- a CDS encoding alpha-glucosidase: MKRASWKEAVVYQVYWRSFKDSNGDGIGDLRGVIDKLDYIASLGVDIVWLNPCYRSPDIDNGYDIADYYTIMDKAGTMGDLQELITAAHGRGLKIILDLVVNHTSDQHDWFRQSRDRIHDKDDWYIWKDGTKETPPNNWRSYFAPNPWTWSEEREQYYFHSFAKEQPDLNWEQPAVRQAIYDMMNWWIAQGIDGFRMDVINLIKKRSLEDVVNPFNLSYLGNQPGVHDFLQEMHANVLAGKDLFTVGEIPFVGPEDGLLYVSEEREELRTLFHFEIADDMEAMDLLRFKEIQKRWYDVLYPLGVNSQFLNNHDHTRQVTRFGSERYRVESAKLLGLMLHTLPGIPYVYQGEEIGMTGIRFSDPSLYQDVAFQNRYAERVAGGEDPEVVLSSMQLLARDNSRTPMQWDGTHAAGFTSGKPWLAVNPNYTDINVAQAEADPSSVLAFYRALIQMRKDHPIMVYGTYRDLALHDPYLYIYERELEGEVWRIVLNVHDEPMQTAFVLSQDKLLVSNYPDVSDELRPYEARVYRYAVTEQN; this comes from the coding sequence ATGAAGCGAGCTAGCTGGAAAGAAGCAGTCGTCTATCAAGTCTATTGGCGCAGTTTTAAGGATTCGAATGGGGACGGCATCGGTGATTTGCGAGGTGTCATCGACAAGCTAGATTACATCGCATCGCTTGGTGTCGATATCGTCTGGTTAAATCCATGTTACCGTTCTCCAGACATCGATAATGGCTATGATATTGCCGATTATTACACGATCATGGACAAGGCGGGGACGATGGGCGATCTACAAGAGTTGATCACAGCGGCTCACGGACGCGGCTTAAAGATAATTCTTGATTTGGTCGTCAATCATACGAGTGACCAGCATGACTGGTTCCGTCAGTCGCGGGACCGAATCCACGACAAGGATGATTGGTACATCTGGAAAGATGGAACGAAAGAGACGCCCCCGAACAATTGGCGGTCTTACTTTGCGCCGAACCCGTGGACGTGGAGTGAAGAGCGCGAACAATATTATTTCCATTCCTTTGCGAAAGAACAACCGGACTTAAACTGGGAACAACCGGCTGTCCGGCAAGCGATCTACGACATGATGAACTGGTGGATCGCTCAAGGGATTGACGGTTTCCGGATGGACGTCATCAACTTGATCAAAAAACGTTCGCTTGAGGATGTCGTCAATCCGTTTAATCTATCGTATCTCGGGAATCAACCAGGTGTGCACGACTTCCTTCAGGAAATGCATGCGAACGTCCTTGCCGGGAAAGACTTGTTTACAGTTGGTGAGATTCCGTTCGTCGGTCCAGAAGACGGTCTGTTATATGTCAGTGAAGAACGTGAAGAACTTCGAACGCTGTTTCACTTCGAAATCGCGGACGACATGGAGGCGATGGACCTTTTACGATTCAAGGAAATTCAGAAACGATGGTATGACGTCTTATACCCATTAGGTGTCAATTCACAGTTTCTCAACAACCACGATCATACGCGACAAGTGACCCGCTTCGGCAGTGAACGATACCGAGTCGAGAGTGCGAAACTACTCGGTTTGATGTTGCATACATTACCTGGCATTCCATACGTGTATCAAGGAGAAGAGATTGGGATGACGGGGATTCGCTTCTCGGATCCGTCGCTCTATCAAGACGTCGCCTTTCAAAATCGATACGCGGAGCGCGTCGCTGGCGGCGAGGATCCGGAGGTCGTACTCTCGTCAATGCAGTTACTCGCACGCGATAACTCCCGCACGCCGATGCAGTGGGACGGTACGCACGCGGCAGGCTTTACGAGTGGGAAACCGTGGTTAGCGGTCAATCCGAATTACACGGACATCAATGTCGCGCAAGCAGAAGCCGATCCATCATCCGTCCTTGCCTTTTACCGAGCATTGATTCAGATGCGAAAGGATCATCCAATCATGGTCTATGGTACGTATCGCGACTTAGCTCTTCATGATCCGTATCTCTACATCTATGAGCGGGAACTAGAGGGAGAAGTGTGGCGGATCGTTCTCAACGTGCATGACGAACCGATGCAAACTGCCTTCGTTTTATCGCAAGATAAGTTGCTTGTGTCGAACTATCCAGATGTCTCGGATGAACTACGTCCTTATGAAGCACGTGTATATCGATATGCTGTTACAGAACAGAATTGA
- a CDS encoding aminotransferase class I/II-fold pyridoxal phosphate-dependent enzyme, whose protein sequence is MKHFAPSIAIDRLPAPVFAELANRIGAVKAAGHDVITLGQGTPDQTTPVHILDALKQAIDEPTNLQYPPFRGHDFLKQAVASFYANEFGVTIDPATEVAILLGSKAGIVALPQTIVNPGEGVIVPDPGYPDYLSGAALAGAYPITLPLLEKNNFLPDYDLLDTTDVERARMLFLNYPSNPTGATATAEAFEQTVAFADAHDICVVHDLAYGGISFDGPTRSFLQTEGAKEVGIELFSLSKRFNMSGFRIAFAIGNPSVISSIETYQEHLYVSAFTPIQHAATVALTSDQTCVRELSSLYETRRNALFAKLDAIGWSGPRPGGSFFVWLPVPEGYTSQSFTDHLLDEAHVAVTPGSFFGEYGEGYVRISLIADVERLEEAVDRIGTLNLFRTPVAE, encoded by the coding sequence ATGAAACATTTCGCTCCATCCATCGCCATCGATCGGCTTCCTGCTCCCGTTTTCGCTGAACTTGCGAACCGGATCGGTGCTGTGAAAGCTGCCGGACATGATGTCATTACCCTTGGTCAAGGAACACCCGATCAAACGACGCCCGTACATATTCTCGACGCCTTGAAACAGGCGATCGATGAGCCAACAAACCTTCAATATCCACCATTTCGTGGACATGATTTTCTAAAGCAAGCCGTCGCGAGCTTTTATGCGAACGAATTCGGCGTCACGATCGATCCGGCAACCGAGGTCGCAATTCTTCTCGGTAGTAAAGCCGGAATCGTCGCCTTACCACAAACGATCGTCAATCCTGGAGAAGGTGTCATCGTCCCGGATCCGGGGTACCCGGATTACCTGTCTGGAGCAGCACTTGCTGGTGCTTACCCGATTACACTTCCATTGCTTGAGAAAAATAACTTCCTGCCGGATTACGATTTACTTGATACGACAGATGTCGAGCGCGCCCGGATGTTGTTCCTCAATTACCCGAGTAATCCGACAGGTGCGACAGCGACAGCAGAAGCCTTCGAACAGACCGTTGCCTTCGCGGATGCCCATGATATTTGTGTCGTCCATGATTTAGCCTACGGCGGCATCAGCTTTGATGGTCCCACACGAAGCTTCTTGCAGACGGAAGGGGCGAAGGAGGTCGGAATCGAGTTGTTCTCACTCTCGAAACGCTTCAACATGTCTGGCTTCCGAATCGCTTTCGCGATCGGAAATCCGTCCGTCATCTCAAGCATCGAGACGTATCAGGAACATCTCTACGTCAGTGCCTTCACACCGATCCAACATGCAGCGACCGTTGCCCTGACGAGTGACCAGACATGTGTCCGTGAGTTAAGTAGCTTATACGAAACACGACGTAATGCCTTGTTCGCTAAACTCGATGCAATCGGTTGGAGCGGACCACGACCGGGCGGTTCCTTCTTCGTCTGGCTTCCGGTGCCTGAAGGATACACGTCCCAAAGCTTCACCGATCACCTGCTTGACGAAGCACACGTCGCTGTAACCCCTGGATCCTTCTTCGGCGAATACGGTGAAGGCTACGTACGGATCAGCTTGATTGCTGACGTCGAACGTCTAGAAGAAGCCGTCGATCGAATCGGAACGCTCAACCTGTTCCGGACACCTGTTGCGGAATAA
- a CDS encoding methionine ABC transporter ATP-binding protein: MIEFKHITKRFVRDRTPIFALRDVDLTIQKGEIFGIIGESGAGKSTLLRLINGLEHPTQGTVKVDGVSLGGMSKADLRQLRLRTGMIFQHFQLIQSRNVADNIAFALKAAGVKRADFPERIRELISLVGLEGFETNFPSQLSGGQKQRVGIARALANDPTVLLCDEATSALDPVTTLQILDLLKDLNERLGLTIVLITHEIDVVKQICHRVAVMSQGEVVEVASTYDLFSQAKHPVTQHYVDTALQIELPERILQATPGKIIRLQFTGEKTGESTLSEAIRRYDISVSILHGKVDYIQDVAFGVLIVSLTGSSDQIAPALDWLATELHTLEVIQDVA, encoded by the coding sequence ATGATTGAATTCAAACACATTACAAAACGGTTCGTTCGAGACCGGACCCCGATTTTTGCATTACGGGATGTCGATTTGACGATCCAAAAAGGAGAAATCTTTGGGATCATCGGTGAATCCGGTGCCGGTAAAAGTACGTTGCTTCGCCTAATCAATGGGCTTGAGCATCCGACACAGGGAACCGTCAAGGTCGACGGTGTCTCGCTCGGCGGGATGTCAAAAGCAGATTTGCGTCAACTTCGCTTGCGGACAGGAATGATCTTTCAGCATTTCCAATTGATTCAGTCGCGCAACGTCGCGGATAACATCGCTTTTGCGCTCAAGGCCGCTGGCGTCAAACGAGCAGATTTCCCGGAGCGAATTCGCGAACTCATCTCGCTCGTCGGACTTGAAGGATTTGAGACGAACTTCCCGAGTCAGTTGAGCGGCGGACAGAAACAGCGCGTCGGGATTGCCCGGGCACTCGCGAATGATCCAACCGTCTTGTTATGTGACGAAGCGACCTCTGCCCTTGATCCGGTCACGACGCTGCAGATTTTAGATTTGTTGAAAGATTTGAATGAACGACTCGGATTGACGATCGTCCTCATCACGCATGAGATCGATGTCGTCAAACAGATTTGCCATCGTGTCGCGGTCATGTCTCAAGGGGAAGTCGTCGAAGTTGCCTCTACATACGATTTGTTCAGTCAAGCCAAACATCCGGTGACACAACATTACGTCGACACGGCACTCCAGATCGAGCTACCGGAACGCATCTTGCAAGCGACACCGGGAAAGATCATCCGCCTACAGTTCACGGGCGAGAAGACCGGTGAAAGTACGTTGTCGGAAGCCATCCGTCGATACGATATCTCGGTCAGCATCCTGCACGGAAAAGTCGATTACATCCAAGACGTCGCTTTTGGTGTCCTAATCGTCAGCTTGACGGGATCCTCCGATCAAATCGCACCTGCCCTCGACTGGCTCGCGACGGAACTTCATACACTCGAGGTGATTCAGGATGTGGCTTGA
- a CDS encoding methionine ABC transporter permease, producing the protein MWLDRIQTMLPELLKALGETAWMVGISLAFALVVGIPLGILLFVTDRGLFFQNIAIRRVLDFVVNIVRSLPFIILLVALIPLTKFLLDNTIGPTAASVSLSVAAIPFLARLVETSLREIPPGLIEAAEACGAKPLRIIVSILLPEALPGIIQGITLTTISLIGFSAMAGIVGGGGVGDLAIRFGYYRYDNLIMIVTIVVLIVIVQSIQALGNQLARKTDKR; encoded by the coding sequence ATGTGGCTTGATCGTATTCAAACGATGTTACCTGAGCTCTTGAAGGCGCTCGGTGAGACGGCGTGGATGGTCGGAATTTCACTTGCCTTCGCATTGGTCGTCGGGATTCCGCTCGGGATTCTCTTGTTCGTCACCGACCGCGGTTTATTCTTTCAAAACATTGCCATCCGACGTGTCCTTGACTTCGTCGTCAACATCGTCCGGTCCTTGCCGTTCATCATCTTGCTTGTTGCCCTCATTCCATTAACGAAATTTTTGCTTGATAATACGATTGGTCCGACAGCAGCATCCGTCAGCCTCAGTGTCGCAGCGATTCCGTTTCTCGCACGACTCGTCGAAACATCACTGCGTGAGATTCCACCTGGTTTGATCGAAGCAGCGGAAGCGTGCGGTGCGAAACCATTACGGATCATCGTCAGTATCCTTTTACCAGAAGCACTCCCTGGCATCATTCAGGGCATCACGCTAACGACGATCAGTTTGATCGGCTTCTCGGCAATGGCTGGGATCGTCGGCGGCGGAGGTGTCGGTGACCTCGCGATCCGTTTCGGTTACTATCGCTACGATAATCTCATCATGATCGTGACGATCGTCGTCCTCATCGTCATCGTCCAAAGCATTCAAGCACTTGGGAATCAACTGGCGCGAAAAACAGATAAACGCTAA